A single genomic interval of Mycolicibacterium holsaticum DSM 44478 = JCM 12374 harbors:
- a CDS encoding MlaE family ABC transporter permease, which yields MLAARLSEPVRSAGRWGTFIAQTVWLLPVTVRRYRRETLRVMNNLAWGRGSIIVDGGVIALLAALGVIVGGIVAIESFATLNLIGLGSLTGIIGGWGNVREMAPLVAGVAFASQAGCRMTAEIGSMRIAEEIDATEAMGLRAIPFVVGTRVIGGLLCVIPGFMLTLAVSFVTADVIVRGFYEQPGGTYQHYFVQFLSLQDIGFSLLKAVVYCTAVTVIHCYYGFFASGGPVGVGQASGRAIRASLVTIMILDLSTTIMMWGLRPEFVFKG from the coding sequence CTACTGCCGGTCACCGTGCGTCGATACCGGCGCGAAACGCTTCGGGTGATGAATAACCTGGCATGGGGCCGCGGTTCGATCATCGTCGACGGAGGCGTTATCGCTCTGTTGGCCGCGCTGGGAGTCATCGTCGGCGGGATCGTCGCCATCGAGTCGTTCGCGACGCTGAACCTGATCGGACTCGGATCGCTGACGGGCATCATCGGCGGCTGGGGCAATGTCCGAGAAATGGCGCCGTTGGTCGCCGGGGTGGCGTTCGCATCTCAGGCCGGGTGCCGAATGACGGCCGAGATCGGTTCGATGCGCATCGCCGAGGAGATCGACGCGACCGAGGCGATGGGGCTGCGCGCGATCCCGTTCGTGGTCGGCACCCGCGTGATCGGTGGATTACTTTGTGTAATACCGGGGTTCATGCTGACACTGGCGGTCAGCTTCGTGACAGCCGATGTAATCGTCCGAGGCTTCTACGAGCAGCCGGGCGGCACATACCAACACTATTTCGTTCAGTTCCTCTCCCTGCAGGATATCGGGTTCTCACTGTTGAAAGCGGTCGTCTACTGCACCGCAGTTACGGTGATCCATTGCTACTATGGCTTTTTCGCGTCCGGGGGGCCGGTCGGCGTCGGTCAGGCCTCCGGCCGGGCCATCCGAGCCAGCCTGGTGACGATCATGATCTTGGATCTGAGCACCACCATCATGATGTGGGGCCTACGCCCCGAGTTCGTGTTCAAGGGATAG
- a CDS encoding Mammalian cell entry related domain protein, whose product MLFRTSAEAEARRLFIIGVAVIACFTAVCVIIVAKPFARAADRVTVVMDLPYVGQGVERGTPLTMYGVAVGEVTEVKSLPGGTVRLNAFVEPAPAAGLTDTLGVDFRPANYFGVTGINLVPGNGGRQLRNGAQITTVPQGNFTLQALLYRMGSITDTVVTPQLVDVIRKATRYTDGLNPLIESMLTAADSIAKVQTVSTEQLLRNAAGISAAFPGFVDAATNAGYGFNQGSSAVKFRVSGREALPGQGIVAVPGERVSEKYWKDQAIPTLDVVANSLFGAIGKLMSSHANELLPAVDLVQTLTDPVPGLVTPAGLGDTLVELRTRFEKLYAGSAEQRALQVHIVLDRIPGIQAPVHAMGGP is encoded by the coding sequence ATGCTGTTCCGGACGTCGGCAGAAGCCGAGGCACGTCGACTGTTCATCATCGGCGTAGCGGTCATCGCGTGTTTCACGGCCGTCTGCGTGATCATCGTCGCAAAGCCCTTCGCACGCGCCGCCGACCGCGTCACCGTGGTGATGGACCTTCCGTATGTCGGACAGGGTGTGGAGCGGGGCACGCCGTTGACGATGTACGGCGTCGCGGTAGGGGAGGTCACGGAAGTGAAGAGCCTGCCGGGGGGCACGGTCCGACTCAACGCCTTCGTGGAGCCCGCTCCGGCAGCGGGTTTGACCGACACCTTGGGTGTGGACTTCCGTCCGGCCAACTACTTCGGTGTGACCGGTATCAACCTGGTTCCTGGCAACGGCGGCCGACAACTCCGCAATGGAGCCCAGATCACCACCGTGCCGCAAGGTAACTTCACCCTGCAGGCGTTGCTGTACCGGATGGGATCTATCACCGACACCGTGGTGACACCGCAACTCGTCGACGTGATCAGAAAGGCGACGCGGTACACCGATGGCCTCAACCCGCTGATCGAATCGATGCTGACCGCGGCGGATTCGATCGCCAAGGTCCAGACCGTGTCCACCGAACAACTACTCCGAAACGCAGCGGGGATCAGCGCGGCGTTCCCGGGATTCGTCGACGCCGCGACCAATGCCGGCTACGGCTTCAACCAGGGTTCGAGCGCGGTGAAGTTCAGGGTGTCGGGCCGCGAAGCCCTTCCAGGACAAGGAATAGTGGCGGTCCCCGGCGAGCGGGTCAGTGAAAAGTACTGGAAAGACCAGGCCATCCCCACCCTTGACGTGGTGGCCAACTCCCTGTTCGGTGCGATCGGAAAGCTGATGTCCTCGCACGCCAACGAACTGCTTCCGGCGGTGGACCTGGTCCAAACGCTCACCGATCCGGTACCCGGGTTGGTGACCCCGGCCGGTCTGGGCGACACGTTGGTGGAGCTACGCACCCGGTTCGAGAAGCTTTACGCCGGATCGGCCGAACAACGGGCACTTCAGGTACACATCGTGCTCGACCGGATTCCCGGCATCCAGGCGCCGGTCCATGCGATGGGAGGACCATGA
- a CDS encoding MlaD family protein: MKPLRQPMFWGVTALIMVAVLAVTAAAVYVRPPGHTTVVFYTDDAASVRQGDDVRMAGITVGKVDGMSIEPDRVRVSASVKSGAFVGDQSQVEVRMLTVVGGYYVNLISLGDKPLGQATIPMGRVTMPYNLMRTLADTPKVTERVDPKPIRESLDQIQAGLVGTNTDTLSAVINAGNALTETIDRQRGQISEILNLSDEYIEELSNFRGKLKELVSKVSILEQTLVMYGKGFAGALKGMGDISDAFLVPYGKFWVNHREDFIQKVREWQDRIRRWVDNNSRIVPRLRRIRDKLERVLDAQNARPELLATDLCIPIPGSPC; encoded by the coding sequence ATGAAACCGTTGAGGCAGCCGATGTTCTGGGGTGTCACCGCGCTGATCATGGTGGCGGTGCTGGCGGTGACGGCCGCGGCCGTCTACGTTCGACCACCTGGGCATACCACGGTGGTGTTCTACACCGATGACGCCGCTTCGGTCCGCCAGGGCGACGACGTGCGGATGGCCGGGATCACCGTCGGCAAGGTCGACGGTATGTCGATCGAACCGGACAGGGTCAGGGTCAGCGCGAGCGTGAAAAGCGGCGCATTCGTCGGTGATCAGTCCCAGGTCGAGGTACGCATGCTCACGGTGGTCGGGGGATACTACGTCAACCTGATCTCCCTCGGTGATAAACCGCTGGGACAAGCCACTATTCCAATGGGTCGCGTGACGATGCCGTACAACTTGATGCGCACGCTGGCCGATACACCAAAGGTCACGGAGCGGGTCGACCCCAAGCCGATTCGCGAATCGCTGGACCAGATACAAGCCGGGCTGGTGGGCACCAACACCGACACCCTCAGCGCGGTTATCAATGCCGGCAATGCGCTGACCGAAACGATCGATCGCCAACGCGGGCAGATCTCCGAAATCCTCAACCTCTCCGACGAATACATCGAGGAACTGAGTAATTTCCGAGGAAAGCTCAAGGAGCTTGTCTCGAAGGTCTCGATCCTCGAACAGACACTCGTCATGTACGGCAAGGGATTCGCGGGCGCACTCAAGGGAATGGGTGATATCTCCGATGCGTTCCTGGTGCCCTACGGCAAGTTCTGGGTCAACCATCGTGAGGACTTCATCCAGAAAGTCCGCGAGTGGCAGGACCGTATCCGCAGATGGGTGGACAACAACAGCCGGATCGTGCCGCGATTGCGACGGATACGCGACAAGCTCGAACGTGTCCTTGACGCCCAGAATGCGCGTCCGGAGTTGCTCGCCACCGACTTGTGTATCCCGATTCCAGGAAGTCCGTGCTGA
- a CDS encoding MlaD family protein — MIKPRAALWRFVLASIVAALVFILTVNVLRQPVAAETRSYTAEFTDVSGLHIDADVRIRGVRVGKVKQVRLEHKAGQNIASVDFSLDSRYTVVPQTRLAIKYQALTGLRYVDVTDASESDDGHASSQRPITYLPLAMTQPSFDITSLFNGLQPVLATLSSEDIDRFTENAATYLQGDGGGLGPMLESIRKLTEFTSNRQEVIATLMQNLNAIAGTFGGHAKDFVQILEWMNRPIDATLTVLDEFRKSELYGPGFTSAAMRLLENAGFTPGAADMDEGIDRAISALYEYSDAIKRVPVIWDSIDPPAEAGAPERCSRGPAQLPASMDVLLNGQRVILCNR; from the coding sequence ATGATCAAACCTCGTGCCGCCTTATGGCGATTCGTGTTGGCCAGCATCGTCGCCGCGCTGGTGTTCATCTTGACCGTGAACGTGCTTCGACAGCCCGTCGCCGCCGAAACGCGGTCGTATACCGCGGAGTTCACCGACGTATCCGGTCTGCACATCGACGCCGACGTACGCATCCGCGGGGTGCGAGTCGGAAAGGTCAAGCAAGTCAGGCTGGAGCACAAGGCAGGTCAGAACATCGCCTCAGTCGACTTCAGCCTCGACAGCCGCTACACCGTCGTCCCGCAGACCCGACTGGCGATCAAATACCAGGCGCTGACCGGGTTGAGGTACGTCGATGTGACCGATGCTTCCGAGTCCGATGACGGCCACGCGTCAAGCCAGCGGCCAATCACGTACCTCCCGTTGGCGATGACACAACCGTCGTTCGACATCACGTCGTTGTTCAACGGATTACAACCGGTCCTGGCCACGCTGAGCTCCGAAGACATCGACAGGTTCACCGAGAACGCCGCCACCTATCTGCAGGGCGACGGCGGTGGCCTCGGGCCGATGCTGGAAAGCATCCGGAAGTTGACCGAATTCACGTCCAACCGCCAGGAGGTGATCGCGACCCTGATGCAAAATCTCAACGCAATCGCAGGCACATTCGGCGGCCACGCCAAGGATTTCGTCCAGATACTCGAATGGATGAACCGGCCCATCGACGCAACCCTCACCGTGCTCGATGAGTTCCGAAAGTCCGAACTGTACGGTCCCGGGTTCACTTCCGCGGCCATGCGCCTGCTCGAAAATGCCGGCTTCACCCCGGGTGCAGCGGACATGGATGAAGGAATCGACCGGGCCATCAGCGCGCTCTACGAATACAGCGATGCGATCAAGCGTGTACCGGTCATCTGGGACAGCATTGATCCACCCGCCGAAGCCGGGGCCCCGGAACGGTGTTCGCGCGGTCCAGCCCAACTGCCCGCGTCGATGGATGTGCTACTGAACGGGCAGCGGGTGATCTTGTGCAATCGATGA